CAGGTGGTGGAACGCGCGCGCCTTCTGCACGAACGCGCCGGTCAGGTGCCGATCATCGTGAAGAAAGAGATCGAGGGCTTCATCCTGAACCGCCTGCAGGCGGCATTGCTGCAGGAATCGTGGCGGCTCGTGGACGAGGGTTACGTGAGCGTCGAGGATCTCGACAAGTGCATCCGCGACGGTCTGGGCTTGCGCTGGGCCTTCATGGGTCCGTTCGAAACCATCGACCTCAATGCACCCGGCGGCGTCACCGACTACGCCAAGCGCTACGGCCCCAAGATGCAGGGGATGATGCGCGGTGTCACCTACCGCCCCTGGGACGATGAACTGGCCGGCCGCATCGAAGCCGAGCGCCGCGAGCGCATGCCCCAGAGCGAACACGCATCACGCGAAGCCTGGCGCGACCGCCGCCTGATGGCGCTGGTGGCGCACAAGCGCGACCAGGACAAGAAACACCGATAGCCCTTTCCGGAGAGATCCATGGCAGCCCAACGCAAAGTCATCATCACCTGCGCCGTAACCGGCGCGATCCACACGCCTTCGATGTCACCCTATCTGCCGATCACGCCCGACGAGATCGCGGAAGCGGCCATCGGTGCAGCCAAGGCCGGAGCGGCCATCGTGCACCTGCACGCCCGCATGCCCGAGGACGGCCGCCCCACGCAGGACCCGGACATGTTCCGGCGCTTCCTGCCCAAGATCAAGGCGGCCTCGAACGTGGTGCTCAACCTCACCACCGGCGGGGCGCCGACCATGGCGATCGAGGAGCGCCTGCAGCCGGCGCTGCAACTCAAGCCGGAAGTGGCCTCGCTCAGTATGGGCTCGATGAACTTCGGCCTGTACGAGATGCTGAACCGGCACAAGGACTTCAAGTATGACTGGGAGCGGCCCTATCTCGCCGGTTCCGACGATCGCATCTTCAAGAACACGTTCAAGGACATCGCCTACATCCTGGAGTCGTGCAGCGCGAACAACACGCGCTTCGAGATCGAGTGCTACGACATCGGCCACCTGTACACGGCCTCGCACTTCCTCGATCGCGGCATCGTGAAGCCGCCGCTCTTCATCCAGTCGGTGTTCGGCCTGCGCGGCGGCATCGGCCCGCATCCGGAAGACGTGATGCACATGAAGCGCACGGCCGACCGGCTGTTCGGTGACCAGTATCAATGGTCGGTACTCGGCGCCGGCGCCAACCAGATGTACATCG
The window above is part of the Gemmatimonadaceae bacterium genome. Proteins encoded here:
- a CDS encoding 3-keto-5-aminohexanoate cleavage protein, with product MAAQRKVIITCAVTGAIHTPSMSPYLPITPDEIAEAAIGAAKAGAAIVHLHARMPEDGRPTQDPDMFRRFLPKIKAASNVVLNLTTGGAPTMAIEERLQPALQLKPEVASLSMGSMNFGLYEMLNRHKDFKYDWERPYLAGSDDRIFKNTFKDIAYILESCSANNTRFEIECYDIGHLYTASHFLDRGIVKPPLFIQSVFGLRGGIGPHPEDVMHMKRTADRLFGDQYQWSVLGAGANQMYIASMSAVMGGNVRVGLEDSLWIGKGQLAKTNADQVSKIRRILEELGLEIATPDDARQILKLKGGSNVNF